From a region of the Mycolicibacterium sp. MU0050 genome:
- a CDS encoding Fpg/Nei family DNA glycosylase: protein MPELPEVEALADYLRGNAVGRPVGRIDVSALSVLKTFDPPLTALHGQTVTGAGRWGKYLGLDVGGLRLITHLSRAGWLRWSDSLTGTPLRPGKGPIALRVHLGTPGEAPGFDLTEAGTQKRLAVWLVDDPVKVPGIANLGPDALALGPDELASVLKGNTGRLKTVITDQKVIAGIGNAYSDEILHIAKLSPFATAGKLTEAQLGALHDAMIAVLTDAVQRSVGQRAATLKGEKRSGLRVHARTGLPCPVCGDTVREVSFADKSFQYCATCQTGGKVLADRRMSKLLK from the coding sequence CCCGAATTACCCGAGGTGGAAGCCCTTGCCGACTACCTGCGCGGCAACGCCGTGGGGCGTCCGGTAGGCCGGATCGACGTATCGGCGCTGTCCGTGCTCAAGACCTTCGACCCGCCGCTGACCGCGCTGCACGGCCAGACCGTTACGGGCGCCGGCCGCTGGGGCAAGTACCTCGGGCTCGACGTCGGTGGGTTGCGCCTCATCACGCACCTGTCCCGGGCGGGCTGGCTGCGGTGGTCGGACAGCCTCACCGGCACGCCGCTGCGGCCCGGCAAGGGGCCCATCGCCCTGCGCGTGCACCTCGGAACCCCCGGCGAGGCACCGGGATTCGACCTGACGGAGGCCGGCACCCAGAAGCGGCTGGCGGTCTGGCTGGTCGACGACCCGGTCAAGGTGCCCGGCATCGCCAACCTGGGTCCGGACGCGTTGGCGCTCGGGCCCGACGAGTTGGCCTCGGTGCTGAAGGGCAACACCGGTCGGCTCAAGACGGTGATCACCGACCAGAAGGTGATCGCCGGCATCGGCAACGCCTACAGCGACGAGATCCTGCATATCGCCAAGCTGTCCCCGTTCGCGACCGCCGGCAAGCTCACCGAGGCCCAGCTGGGCGCGCTGCACGACGCGATGATCGCGGTGCTCACCGACGCCGTGCAGCGTTCGGTGGGCCAGCGGGCCGCGACGCTCAAGGGCGAGAAGCGCTCCGGGCTCCGGGTCCACGCCCGCACCGGGCTGCCGTGCCCGGTGTGCGGGGACACCGTGCGGGAGGTGTCGTTCGCCGACAAGTCATTCCAGTACTGCGCCACGTGCCAGACCGGCGGCAAAGTGCTGGCCGACCGGCGGATGTCCAAGCTGCTCAAGTAG